In the Stakelama saccharophila genome, GGCGGAGTCGGGCAGTGCCTTTTTGAGCATTCCGATCAGCCTGAGCACGACCGGATCGAAATGCTCGTCCATCATTTCCGCCCCCCATTCCGGCGTATTGGCGACCTGCGCGCTCAAGGCGGCATAATTCCGCCAGCCTTCCCCACCCTCGATATAAAGATCGAGGTCGGTATCGAGATAGGCATGCAATGCACCTTCCACCGTCGGCTTGCCGTTGGTCGCCTTGTCATATTCGTCGAGCACACGCATCCGGCGTTCGCTCGTCACCTGGGCCCGCCTGGCGAAGACGGCGTCGAACAGCTTCTGTTTGTCGTTGAAATAATAATTGAGCAGCGTGTGATGCACGCCGACACGCTTGGCGACGTCCTTCAAGGTCACGCCATACAGTCCGTGACGGGAAAAGAGGTATTCGGCGGCGTCGAGGATCTGCTCGGTCGTTTCCGCGCGCCGCTCCGCTTTCGATTGACGGTTGCGCCGCGGTTTTTCGGCTGTGGACAAGATTGGCCCCTTCTGCGTTGCGGTCGCACGCAGGCCCAGCGACGAATTCAACTGGCGCATGCGTGGCTATACTCCGATCTGAGCCTTATCTTGTCGATCTTGCCTGTCGATGCCAGTGGCATGTTCGCAATGCGCACGACGGCATCCGGTATCCACCAGGGCGCAACGCGGCCCCGGAGCGGTTCGAGCAGCGCTTCGTCGCTGATAGTTTCCTCTTCGCGCACCTCGACCAGAAGGATGGGCCGTTCGCCCCATTTGGGGTCGGCCCGTCCGATGACCGCGGCGAGTGAAACCTGCGGCAGCGCGCCGACCATGGCCTCGATCTCCGCCGGGTTGATCCACTCGCCGCCCGACTTGATCAGGTCCTTCGCGCGGCCGGTGATGGTCAGGTTGCCGCCGGCATCGATCCGCGCGAGATCGCCGGTGTCGAACCAGCCATTCTCGGTCGCGCTTTCCTGGTGTCCGAAATAGCGATCGACCACGGCGGAACCACGCACCCGCAAATGCCCCTCGACCCCGCGCTGCTCGGGAAGCGGCTTCCCCGTCGCATCGGTCAACAGCAGGTCGACACCAACCGCCGGCCGCCCCGACAGCGATGCCTCGCGTCCCGGATCATCCGGCGGCGACATGGTGCCCAGCGGCGACAGTTCGGTCATGCCCCAACTCGTCTGCACACTCACGCCCAGCCGGCGTTCCAGACGCGCCATCAGCGCCGGCGGCATCGGCGCCCCGCCCACCATGATGCGCTTGAGCGACGGCACCTCGCCACCGGTCGCCTCCAGATGCTCGAGCAGGCCGAGCCACACCGTCGGCACGCCGACCGCCACCGTGACCCCCTCCTCCCCGATCAGCCGAGCGAGGCTCTCGCCGTCGGAGTGGCGTCCGGGCAGCACCAGCTTCGCACCCACCGCCGGCGCTGCGAATGGCAGTCCCCAGGCATTGGCATGGAACATCGGCACAGCGGCCAGCACCGCGTCGGCGGCGGTGATGCCGATCACATCGGCTTGCAACAGTCGCAAGGTGTGCAGATAACTCGACCGATGGGTATAGGTGACGCCCTTCGGCGCACCGGTCGTTCCTGAAGTGAAACAAAGGCCGCTGGGCGCGTTTTCGTCGAAGGTGCCCCATGCGACACCGTCGGGCGCGCCCTCGATCGCACGCGCCAAATCGACCACCGACCGCGTCCCACCTGGCGTCGGCACGGAACCATCGATCACCAACAAGTGCGCGATGCGCGGAACGAGCTTGAGGATCCGTTCCGCCAGCGAGGTCAGATCGGCGCTCGCGATCAGCACGCGCGCTTCCGACTGCTTGAGCATCTCGGCGAGTTGCGATGCCATCAACCGCGGATTGAGCGTGTGGCACACCGCCCCCATTCCCATGACGGCATACCAGGCCTCGACATGCGCCTGGCTGTTCCAGGCCAGCGTCGCTACCCGGTCGCCCTGGCGGACGCCCAGATCGGCGAGCACCGCCGATGCGCGCCGCGCCCGTTCGCACAGCCCGGCATAGCCGATGCGCGCATGCGTCCCGTCCCCCCGCGCGGTGACGACCTGCGCTTCGGGATGCCATTTGGCCGCATGGTCGAGAAATTTGTCCAGTGTCAGCGCGAACGGCTGCATGGCACCGTCGATTACTGGCACTCGGGCGCCTCCGGCGGCAACGGGGGCGATGCGATGCCGACATTCCAGTTCCAGGCGATGTCGCCAGCCGCGTGTCGGCGGCACATGACTTCCTCGTGCAGTCGATAACGCCCCGGCAGCGGCCGCGTCGCGGCCTGCGGCGCTTGCGCGAAATACATATACGCCTCGTCATGTCCGAAAGAGGGCCAGTTGGGCTGTCCAGCCGCCGACGGGTCGCCCGACCGCGCGAAGGACGACCAATAGTCGCGCATCGCCTCGGACAGATTCCGTTCGACGGGATCGTCGGGAACCTTGGGCCATAGTGGCGGCGTGCGGTCGGCGGTGCCGAACACATAGGGCAACTCGCTCGCGTGAAATCCGTGCAGCCCCATCTCGTCGGCCGCCGGATAGCCGTGATCGAACAGGTAAAGATAGGACGGCGCGCCGATTGCTGTCTGCTTGCGCACCAGCCGCTCGGCGGTCCACCCGTACATGGCGTCGCGCGTTGCGGCGAGCATGCTCTCGTCGACATCGTCGGCCGGATAGAATTTCAAAAAGGTGTCGGCGAGTTCGCCATAACCGGCCCGAATGCGCTTGCGGTACGCCTCCGCACTGTCGGGCCTGGGCGGCAGCAGGATGCGCAGCGAGCGGATCTCGCCGCTGTTGAAGCCCGCGATCAGCGGAACGGGCGCCTGCTCGCCCCGGTCGAACGTGTCGACGAGCTGGCGGGTCAGGACATATCCGTCGATCGTGCCCCATGGCAGATAGCCTGTCGCGGGCGCCTGTTTGACCAGCGTCGCGGCGTCCATCTTGCGCATTGCAGCGAGACTATTGCCGGCGCCGAGCTTGTTCATCAGCGCCGCGCCACTCGCTTCGGCGGATTCCATGCCGAACCGTTTTCCGCGCAACTCCGGCGTCGAAACCATATATGCGCTTTCGGCGATCGCCTTGTCGAACAGTCCGCGCGCGAGCGGCGACGCCATCAGATACATCACACTCAGCGCTCCGGCGGATTCCCCGGCGATCGTCACGTTATCGGCATTGCCGCCGAACGCCGCGATATTCGCCTTCACCCATTTGAGCGCGGCGATCTGGTCGAGCAGCCCGTAATTGCCCGACACGTGCCGCGGCGATTCCGCGCTCAGTGCGGGATGCGCCAGATAGCCGAGCACACCGAGGCGATAGTTGATCGACACGACCACCATGCCTTCCTCGGCAAGCTTCGCGCCGTCATACATCGCCTCGCTGCTCGCACCGTTGGTCAGCGCGCCGCCATGAATCCAGACGAACACCGGCGCGTGCTCGGCATCCTTGGGCGTCCAGATGTTGAGCGTCAGGCAGTCCTCGCTCATCGCGGGGAGTTCGTCGTGATAGATGCTCTTGCCCGCCGATCCCGGCTGGAAACATGCGGGACCGAAAGACGCGGCGTCGCGCACGCCGCCCCAAGCCGGCATCGGCCGCGGTGGCCTCCAGCGCGCATCGCCGATCGGCGGTAGCGCATAAGGCAGCCCCTTGAAGATGCGCAGATCCCCGCTCTCGATGCCTTGCACCGTACCCGCCGGCGCTTCGACGACGGGCGCTTCGGCCGCGAACGACACCGGATGCGTGGCCGTCAGCGCCAGCGCGACGGCCAGACCGCCCGCCGCCCTGCCGAGCTTCGTGACGCCGTAGCTGCGCATTACAGGTCCCACCCCAGCCGCAAGCCGACGGTGCGCGGCCGCAACCTGGCATAGCGCCCGTCGAGAAATGCTTCGGGGTGGACATAGGTGATCGAATGGTCGTCGAGCAGGTTCTCGACATAGGCGGTGAGCTTCCACGAACCGAAATCGACACCGCCCGTCAGGTTCACCGTCGTATAGGCATCGGTATAATCGTAGGTCGGGTTCACCTGGTCTGGATGGCCCGGAACGTTGGGAAACAGGCCGGGAAATTTGCCGACATGCGCGGCGTTCGCCGACACGAACGCATCAGCATCTCCGCCCAGCGCGAAATCGTATCGCACCGTCGCCGAACCCTGAAAGTGCGGCGAGGCGAGCTGGATGCCGTTCTCCGCGCCCGACATCGCGGCCTCCTGATCCGTGAGTTCGGTCACCTCGGCATCGTTGACCGATCCGTTAAGTGCGATGCTGAGCCCGGTGACGGGTCGCACGCCGATTTCGAACTCGATGCCCTTGCTGACCGCCGCACCGATATTGGTCGCGAACTGCACCTGGTCCGATAAACGGTTCGCCTGCACCTGGATATTCTGCCAGTCGATATAATATGCGGCGAGATTCGCCGTCAGCGCACCGTCGAGGAAACTCCCCTTCACGCCCACCTCATAGTTAGTGAGCGTATCGGAAGCCGCGCCTTCCGGAATTACGATGTCGCTGGGGTCGACCACGCTCGCCAGACCTGCGCGTGCATTGGCGACGGGCGAGCGAAAGCCGGTGGAAACCGTCGCATAGGTGGTGATCGACCGGGTCGGCTTGAACGAGGCGCTGACCTTGTACGATACCCTGTCGTCGGTCAGCCTGCGGCCGGTCGCGGCGGCGATGGGTGTCACCGTCAGGGGACCCGTATATCCGGGCGTGAGCGCGGCGGCGAGATAGTTGCTGTTGTAGCCGCCCGCCTTCGTATACGACCATACTTCGGTCGATGTATAGCGCGCGCCGCCGGTCAGCCAGAACGCATCGGAGAAGCGATAGGTGAGTTGGCCGAATCCGGCGAGTTCGCTCTGCGTGCCCACACCCGTGAAGCGTTGATAATATTCGTCCGAAAGGCCGGTGAAGCCCCGCGCGGCGAGATATTCCCGGCTCGAACGGTAGCCGTAATCGACCTGCCGCTCCTTGTCGTAGTAAAAGCCGCCGAGCACCCATTCGAACGGCCCGCCGGTCGACGAAGCGAGCCGCATCTCCTGAACATAGATATCGTCATAGGCATAGGCGTCGAGCGCGAACGGGAATGCCTGGGCGAAGGTGCCGGCGAGGTCGACCACGAAGGCCTGGTCGAAGGTCGAATAGGTCGTCGAGCTGACGAAGTTGGCGAAGCCGAGATCCCAGTCGAGACTGAGATTGTAGCTCGTCAGCTTGGCCTGGAAGAGGTCCGGACGATCCGAATAACGGACGAACGTGCCCCGGTCGGGGTTGGTCAGCGCCGAATCCTCGGGCTTGCTGTTCTCGTGCAGGACCATCGCCTTGACCTTGAAGCGATCGTTCGGCTCCCATTGCAGCATCGCTCGGCCGCCATAGTCTTCAAGGACGTTCGCCCCCTTCACACCCGTGCCCAGATTATCGACCCAGCCATCCTCGTGCCGGTAGAAACCCACGACGCGCAGGGCGAGATGCTCGTCGACCAGCGGTATGTTGACCATGCCGTTATAGCGCTGGCGAAGCGCGTCGCCGTCGGTGAGCCCGACGTCCACCAGCGCCGCCGCATCGAATTTGTCGACATCCGGGCTCTTGGTCAGAATGCGAACAGCCCCGGCCAGCGAATTCGAACCGAACAAGGTGCCCTGCGGCCCGCGGAGAAATTCCACACGCTCGACGTCGAACAAGGTTGGATCGAGGATCGTGGAGTTGCCGTTGGCGGAGATTGGCAATTCATCAATGTAGATCGCGACCGTGCCCTGCAGGTTCGCGCCGTAGCCGTTCGTCGCAATGCCGCGGGCGGTGAAGTTGTTGAAGTTGGCTGTCGGCTTGTTGACCACCACGCCCGGCGTCTCTCGTGCGAGGCCTTCATAGCCGACGATGCCCTTTTCGGTCAGTTCTTCCTGCTGAAAAGCGGTGATGCTGAGCGGAACGTCCTGAAGCGACTCGGCGCGCCTGGTCGCGGTAACGACGATCTCGTTTCCGTTTGTACGGCGGTCCTGCTGATCACCATCGTCGCCCAACTGCGCATCCTGCTGCTCGCTGGCGGACACATTGTCCTGCGCCAGGGCGACGCCCGGCGCCAGAATGAAGACGACCGCCGATGCGGACGCAAGAAGACGCTCCTTCATGCAATGCTCTCCCTCCCAAGTGCCGATCTCGATCGCCGGCATATGCAGGGGAATGGATCAAGGCGGCGTCGGAGTCAATACTCACTCTCGTGCGTGTGAATAAATGCGGTGGAGGCGATCTGCGATGGACACACGGACGCCATTTCGCTGTTCCACTGTTCCGCTCGGAACGCTACGCTCTCGCCGGGTGTTGGCGCACAGGCAATCGAGGAGGGACGACCAAGACATGCGCGAATTGCCGCCAGCCGGGACGTCGTCACGCAGATTCGACCGGAATCATCCATTTGGGCCCCGCACGCGCCCGCCTCTGCACGCCGTGTCGATCCGCAACCACATCGGCCGTCCGACGGCGCCTTTCCTGCAAGGACACTGCCATGCCTGAGGCACCCCGCACCTCGATCTCCTGGCCGGCGCTCATCGTTGGCGTGATAGTTGGGCTTATCGGTCTGGTTCTCGCCGCCGGCGGTGCGTGGCTCGCCGCGCTCGGGGGATCGCTCTATTATGTAATCACCGGTCTCGCGATGCTCGTCTCGGGTATCCTGCTCGCGCGTGGCCGTCTGCTCGGCGGCTGGATCTACGTCGCGGTCTTCCTGCTGACCATTCCCTGGGCCTTCTGGGAAGTCGGCGCCGACGCCTGGGCATTGGTGCCGCGGCTGATTGCGCCGCTGGTGCTGCTCGTGGCGGTCGCGCTGGTCATGCCAACCCTCACCCGGGCGGCACATCGCTGGCGGTACGCCTTCGGCACGATCGCGGCGGTGCTGGTCGTCTTCATCGTCGCAGGTTATACCATCGCCCGCGGAGATGCGCACCGGGTGCTTGCCGCTCTTCCCGCCGCCACCGGCACGATGCACGATCCCTCGCCGTTGCAAGCGGACGGCGACTGGCCGGCCTATGGCGGCTCCTATGCCGCGCGTCGCTATTCGCCGCTCGCGCAGATCACCCCGGCCAATGTCGGCGGGCTCAAGCAGGTCTGGCTGACGCACACCGGCGACATGCCCTCGTCAGAGGACGTCGCCAAAACCTATGGCGACGAGAATACGCCGCTCAAGATCGGCGATACGCTCTATGTCTGCACGCCGAAGAACTGGATCGTCGCGCTCGATCCGGCGACCGGTGCAAAGCGCTGGACCTTCGATCCGCATGTGCCCGACTCCGCCATTCCCTATACCGCCGCGTGTCGCGGGGTTGACTATTACGAGGTTCCCGACGCGGCCTCCGATACGGCGTGCGCGAAGCGGATCATCTTCGGCACGCTCGATGCGCGGCTATTCGCGATCGACGCGCACACCGGTCAGCCGTGCCAGGATTTCGGGTCGAACGGGCAGGTCGACACCAAGATCGGCATGGGACGGACGCCGCCGGGCTACGTTTCGATCAACTCCGCGCCGACCATCGTCCGCGGGGTCGTGGTCACCGGGCACCAGGTGCTCGACGGACAGAACCGCTGGGCGCCGTCGGGTGTCATCCGCGGCTTCGATGCGGTGACGGGAAAGCTGCGCTGGGCGTGGGACATGATGCATCCCGAATGGAACGGCTATCCCCCCGCCGGCCGGGAATGGGCGCGCGGCACGCCCAATATGTGGACGACCGCTTCGGGCGACGAGGAACTCGGGCTCGTCTATCTGCCGATGGGCAATGCGGCCGCCGATTACTGGAGCGGGAGCCGCCGTCCGCCGGAAAACCATTACGCAACCTCGCTCGTCGCAATGAACGTCGAAACGGGCAAGCCCGTGTGGCACTTTCAGGCGGTTAAGAAAGACGTCTGGGATTACGATTTCGGCGCGCAGGCGACGCTGATCGATTACAAGGGCACACCCGCCCTGGTGCTGCCGTCGAAGCAGGGCGACATCTATATCCTCGACCGCCGCACGGGCAAGCCGCTGACGCCGATCGGAACGATCAGGGCGCCGGGCGGCGGCGTCGAGCCGCAGGAGCGCGCGAGGACGCAGATCGTCTCGAAATGGCAAACATTGCGCAAGCCGCCGCTGAGCGAGCGCGACATGTGGGGAATGTCGCCGATCGATCAGATGATCTGCCGTATCCAGTTCAGGAAGGCGAGCTATAAGGGCTTCTTCACCCCGCCGACCGCCGACCGGCGATCGATAGAATATCCAGGCTATAATGGCGGCACCGATTGGGGCGGAATCGCCGTCGATCCCCGTCGCGGCGTGATCGTCGCCAACTATAACGATATGCCCAACTATGTTCGGCTGGTGCCCCGCGCCGAGGCCGAGAAGAAAGGCTGGGCACCCAGAAACCAGGCGCGCGGCGAGATCGGCGGAGCCGAGGGCGCCGGCGATCCGCAGGCGAACACGCCCTACGCGATCGACGTCAATGCCGGGTGGCGCCTGCCCTGGACCGGCATGTTGTGCAAGCAGCCCCCCTATGGCGGGTTGCGCGCGATCGACATCGCGACCGGCAAGACGATCTGGGATCGCGCTTTCGGTACCGCGCGGACCAACGGCCCGTTCGGCATCCCGTCCATGCTGCCGCTGACCATCGGCACGCCGAATAACGGCGGCGCGGTCGTTACGGCGAGCGGCCTGATCTTCATCGCCGCTGCCACCGACAATCTGATCCGTGCGATCGACCTCGCCTCGGGCAAGACGTTATGGACCCACAAACTACCGGCAGGCGGGCAGGCGACACCGATGGTCTATGAGGCCGAGGGCCGCCAGTATCTGGTGATCGTGGCGGGCGGGCACCATTTCATGGAAACGCCGATCGGCGACGAAGTACTCGCGTTCGCCCTGCCACGATAACCGGCCACAGATCGCGCATCCGGGCCTTCGTCCGGTCGGCGGGCCTCTCGCGTCCGGCCGGCTGCGTCGCATGGACTTCGTTTTCCCGAGCGCATCTTCGACATGGCGGTGCGGTGGTCACAGCCGGAATGTCTGTCCCGCCGGGCAATCGAGTTCGCTAGGGGAGCATGTCCGTCGTCCTGCGTGGAAGTTCCAGCGGCACCGCGTCGGATCACCGACCGGCGGCTGCCAGCAACTCGCTCAGGCGTCGCGACGTGCGCTTGAATTCTTCCAGGCCGAAGGCAAGCGAAAGCAGTTCGCCGGCGGCATCGGCGGGCACTCTTTTCCTGGTCGTGTCGATCGCCGCTTCCAGCTTCGCCATGTGGCCGTCATCCCCCCTGCCCGACGCGGCGGCATCGAGAAAGGCCTCGCCGGCCTTTCCCACCCGTGCCAGCGAAACACATAATCCGCGGTCCTGCCGGACGAGCGTTCCGACATTTGGCTGCTCGCACAATCTGTCGATTATGACGAGGCTGTGCCATATCCGGTACATGGCGTCCGCCATTTGCCGGGCCTGTTCGGCAGAACCATGCTTCAGATGCGCCGAACGACCGAGCACGCGCACCCGGCCGATATCGTCGAGAAAGCGATCGTGATCGGCGTCGAGATCGCGGCGGTTCCTCCGGCCCAGCAGGATATCGAATTCGGCGCGGACCAGGTCCGCGCCCGACGACAACAAACCGCGCGCGCTGCGCAGCGCGCGGGTTCCGGCGCTTTCCGGCCAGATGACGAGGGTTGCGACCACGCCGGCAACGGTGCCGACGGTGATCGCGATCGCCCGTTCCAGTGCGCCGTCCAGTACCGTCGCATCCGCATCCAGCGCGACGATCACCCCGGCCATGGTGCCGAAGCCAAATGCCGGAAACCGCTCCGCAACCGCATAGAGAATGAAGACCACCGCGCCGATGCGCCAGATCACATTGTCGCTGCCGCCCAGAAGATAGACGGATACCAGACCGGCCAGGGTTCCCAATATAGTGACAGCAATACGCACGAGGCCCGTCCGCAGCGTCGCGTCCGCATCTTCCTGGGTGACGAACAGGGCCGAAATCACGCCCCATGACGCGTATTCCAGTCCGCAGGCACGCACCACCAGAAAGGTGACGACGGCCGCAACCGCGGCCTGCGACCCGATCCGCAGCGGATCGCGCGCCGCGCGCATCGCCAATATCGCGTTCGGCCGCGCCAGGCCGGACCGGAGCAGGCGGTCTATACCGGGAACAGCGGATTCTCCGTACGTCGACAAGATTCGACCGCTCCGAAAATACGGTACGACCGGCTAAGCTGCCCCTTGCTCGCCCGTTTCGCGACCTCTCCGCCAGAGACAGGCAGTTCCCTGCCCGCGTCCGTCAGTGGCTCGCCGTTTCGCCGGCGGCGCGACGCTGGAGGAACTGACGAGTAACCATCGGAAGACCGTCGATAATGAACTGCGCCATGGCCTGCTCTTCATCGAGCGATTGCTTGAGGCCCGTGACCGCCTGCGCAAAGCCGCCCTCCTCCGCCATGGTGATGAGGCCGGTATAACTCGCCGCCTCGTAATTTTCGAAGGCGTAGTTGGCGAAGCTGTTCTTGACGATCTCGTCACCGGCGGCCGTGTGGGCGAGCGCGGCCAAGTTCCCGGACATGGTCATGCCCGCGTCCTTCACGGCAGAATTCTTTTCATCCAGGCTTTCCAGGATTTCTTCCACACGGGCGATCTGGCCGTGCGTTTCATCGATATGGCTGCGCAGCCGCGCCTCCACCTCCGGATAGTGTTCCAGATGTTCGACCTGTCGATTCATCAGGGCGAGCGCCTGATTCTCCAGCGCATGCACATCGCGAAGGCCGGTGACGAAAAGCGGACGTATGGTATCCCGTGATGCGGCCATGTTGACTCCTCCGGTGCAATTAGGTCGATAGCGCGTTATCTTTTGTCCTTCGGTTCAACACGGCGCGGCAGGCGCGCGTTCCCATGAAAAACGCAGGACTAACCTACGTAAACGAAATAGTCCCGAGGCTGCTTTCCGGCCGGCGGCAGTCGAGATTTACTTCGAAGGTTCTTGAGGCACGCGGCGCCCCGCCTGCGGAACATCTCCTCTCTGCGGCCGGTTCTGCTTTCCATGAGCAAGACTTCGAATAATGCCGAACTGCTTCAGGTCTGCATCCAGGACCTGCACAGCGGCTGTGTGGCGGCGGCGAGCCGGCTGCCCGAAATCATCGCCCCGGTAGCAAACCAGGCGTTGCGCGAGGCCATGGAGAACGCCCATGGAGATTATGCTGCCCGCGCTCAGCGCCTCGAACAGACCGGATATGATCTTTCCGGCCCTGAGAATCTGTGGATGAAGGGCATCCTCGACGACGCCGTGCGAGACACGCAAAGCACCGCATCCGGTCCGATCCTCGACGTCGCATTGGTCGGAGCGATGCGCAAAGCATTTCAGGCGGAACGGGTTTCCATCGAAACGGCACAGGTGTTGGCCGAACGCCTTGAACATGAAAAGACACTCGGGCCGCTGGCAGCGAACCATCGGGAGACGAGCGAAGCCGATCGGAAGTTACAATCCCTGCTCGCCCAGCTCGCGGCGTGACCGGGCGGTGTGGACCTGGCCGGCGTCCGCCGTATCGCGCGCTCGGGCCGGCGCCGGCACGAAGCACCATATGATGATCGCACCGCCGCTGATGATGGCCGCCCAACTGATTGCGCAGCAGGCGCAGATCGCCCCGGCAGCCAGCTTCAAGAGCGGCGGCGCGCAAGCCGATCTGTTCCGGTCTGCGGCGGAGGGATCGAACGAGGCCTTCGCAGCCGGACTGATCAACGCAGAACCGTTTCCGGCCTGGAACGGAATGGCCAGCGCCGCGCGGGAGGATACGAGATTGCGGTCGTTGAGCGTCTATGGCGGCAGCGGACGCCGCACTATCGTTTATTATCGACCCGGATCGGCTGAACGTCTCGCGACCGCTTGCCGGGTCAGGGTCGATCGGAAGGGAACGCATGAGGACTGGGCCGCTGCGCGCCGGTGGTGCCGGGCTGTTCTAGCGGAAACCGGCGATCACCGCTGACGGCCGCCCCGAGGAACGACGATATGCTGAAGGACTACATCGCGACCTGGGCGCATCATCGTCGGTCATCCGGTGCTTCGGTCGAGCGCGCCGACTGTTTCGGTGAAGTCGCCAAAGGGCTCATGCCGTCGGCACGCCATAGGATTTGAGGATGCGGTGGATCGCGGGGGCCTCCCGTTCGAGAATCGCCTCCACCCGCTTGCGAAGCGCCGGTTCGCCGCGCTGCACGCCCATGGAGATATCGTACACCATCGGCCATTGCGCCTGGTCCAGCCATGGCGTGACTTTTTCCAGCCGCAGCGGCACGTCGGAACGCTGCGCGAAATATCCCGCCAGCGGCCCCCAGACCATCGCCACATCGACATCGCCGGCGGCGACCGCCTTCACCACGGCCGAGGGCGGGTTCGGCTGCCGATAGTCGCCGTACAGCATATAGCCGTGGATATTGTCGATCAGGCCGCGCACCGCCATGGCGTGGGCGGGCGGTGTGTTCATGCCGTCGTCGCCGACCATCTGGATTCCGATGGAAAGCGACTTGAGACGCGGGTCATCGAGCGTCAGCCCGGCCAAATCGCGGTCGGCACGCGTCACGAACATATAGCTCGACCGGTAATAGGGACGCGTCGTTGCGACCATTTCGAGGCC is a window encoding:
- a CDS encoding FUSC family protein, with protein sequence MRAARDPLRIGSQAAVAAVVTFLVVRACGLEYASWGVISALFVTQEDADATLRTGLVRIAVTILGTLAGLVSVYLLGGSDNVIWRIGAVVFILYAVAERFPAFGFGTMAGVIVALDADATVLDGALERAIAITVGTVAGVVATLVIWPESAGTRALRSARGLLSSGADLVRAEFDILLGRRNRRDLDADHDRFLDDIGRVRVLGRSAHLKHGSAEQARQMADAMYRIWHSLVIIDRLCEQPNVGTLVRQDRGLCVSLARVGKAGEAFLDAAASGRGDDGHMAKLEAAIDTTRKRVPADAAGELLSLAFGLEEFKRTSRRLSELLAAAGR
- a CDS encoding DUF892 family protein — its product is MSKTSNNAELLQVCIQDLHSGCVAAASRLPEIIAPVANQALREAMENAHGDYAARAQRLEQTGYDLSGPENLWMKGILDDAVRDTQSTASGPILDVALVGAMRKAFQAERVSIETAQVLAERLEHEKTLGPLAANHRETSEADRKLQSLLAQLAA
- a CDS encoding substrate-binding domain-containing protein; the encoded protein is MRAIVRAMAAAVALVGIGAAPAPLDPQRQADADRTLVVCADPNNLPFSNRAGEGFENKIAELVAKDLGREVRYVWWAQRRGYVRNTLRERKCDIWPGIASGLEMVATTRPYYRSSYMFVTRADRDLAGLTLDDPRLKSLSIGIQMVGDDGMNTPPAHAMAVRGLIDNIHGYMLYGDYRQPNPPSAVVKAVAAGDVDVAMVWGPLAGYFAQRSDVPLRLEKVTPWLDQAQWPMVYDISMGVQRGEPALRKRVEAILEREAPAIHRILKSYGVPTA
- a CDS encoding ferritin-like domain-containing protein, translated to MHALENQALALMNRQVEHLEHYPEVEARLRSHIDETHGQIARVEEILESLDEKNSAVKDAGMTMSGNLAALAHTAAGDEIVKNSFANYAFENYEAASYTGLITMAEEGGFAQAVTGLKQSLDEEQAMAQFIIDGLPMVTRQFLQRRAAGETASH